A window of the Kineococcus mangrovi genome harbors these coding sequences:
- the ctaC gene encoding aa3-type cytochrome oxidase subunit II: MGTRDSGATRRRRPPKALVAGALTGGAALLLTGCAGDWPNASASNFFLPDASIGATDMTPRISQLWDGSWIAALVVGVLVWGLTIWCVVAYRRRKNDPELPPQVRYNMPIEILYTIVPVMMVGVLFYYVARDQQAILDTSETPEVTIQVVGKKWSWDFNYLEGNGQSAQPGVYDTGRQADLTGRDGVEEDLPTLYLPVNETVQFDLYSRDVIHSFWVPAFLMKMDMIPGSPNQFQVTPTKEGEFKGKCAELCGEYHSEMLFNVRVVSAEEYQQHLDDLAAAGQTGSLPTTLAGAEELAGVQADSVHSNEGEN, encoded by the coding sequence TTGGGTACGCGAGACTCGGGCGCGACGCGTCGTCGCCGTCCCCCCAAGGCGCTGGTCGCCGGTGCGCTCACCGGGGGTGCGGCGCTGCTGCTGACCGGTTGCGCGGGGGACTGGCCGAACGCTTCGGCGAGCAACTTCTTCCTCCCCGACGCCAGCATCGGGGCCACCGACATGACCCCCCGTATCTCCCAGCTGTGGGACGGGTCCTGGATCGCCGCCCTCGTCGTCGGCGTCCTCGTCTGGGGTCTGACGATCTGGTGCGTCGTGGCCTACCGGCGGCGCAAGAACGACCCGGAGCTGCCGCCCCAGGTCCGGTACAACATGCCGATCGAGATCCTCTACACGATCGTCCCGGTCATGATGGTCGGCGTCCTCTTCTACTACGTCGCCCGCGACCAGCAGGCCATCCTCGACACCTCGGAGACCCCGGAGGTCACGATCCAGGTGGTCGGCAAGAAGTGGTCCTGGGACTTCAACTACCTCGAGGGCAACGGCCAGTCCGCGCAGCCGGGCGTCTACGACACCGGCCGGCAGGCCGACCTCACCGGTCGCGACGGCGTGGAGGAGGACCTACCGACGCTGTACCTGCCGGTCAACGAGACGGTCCAGTTCGACCTGTACTCGCGCGACGTCATCCACTCGTTCTGGGTCCCCGCCTTCCTCATGAAGATGGACATGATCCCGGGCAGCCCGAACCAGTTCCAGGTCACCCCCACCAAGGAGGGGGAGTTCAAGGGCAAGTGCGCCGAGCTGTGCGGTGAGTACCACTCCGAGATGCTCTTCAACGTCCGCGTCGTCTCGGCCGAGGAGTACCAGCAGCACCTCGACGACCTGGCAGCGGCCGGCCAGACCGGGTCCCTGCCGACCACCCTGGCCGGGGCCGA
- the aat gene encoding leucyl/phenylalanyl-tRNA--protein transferase, whose protein sequence is MGGSRFAFGDVAAEAGEDLVAAGGDLRPATVLEAYRRGLFPMGLGGGGRGPLGWWSPDPRGVLAPERVHVSRSLRRSLRTFEVRLDTAFDDVVAGCADPARPGAWITEEVARAYGRLHRLGWAHSVEVWRGGELVGGLYGLSLGGLFAAESKFHRVTDASKAAVVALAEVMTSDGVDGRLVDVQWRTDHLATLGVREVPRPAYLAALRTALARPVPRPLRPAVPARPDRPNDYDGG, encoded by the coding sequence GTGGGCGGGTCCCGCTTCGCCTTCGGCGACGTCGCGGCGGAGGCGGGCGAGGACCTCGTCGCGGCCGGTGGCGACCTGCGGCCGGCGACCGTGCTGGAGGCCTACCGCCGCGGCCTGTTCCCGATGGGCCTGGGCGGCGGTGGCCGCGGGCCCCTGGGCTGGTGGTCCCCGGACCCCCGCGGTGTCCTCGCCCCCGAGCGCGTCCACGTCTCCCGCTCCCTGCGGCGGTCCCTGCGCACCTTCGAGGTCCGGCTGGACACGGCCTTCGACGACGTCGTCGCCGGGTGCGCGGACCCGGCGCGGCCGGGGGCGTGGATCACCGAGGAGGTCGCCCGCGCCTACGGGCGCCTGCACCGGCTGGGCTGGGCCCACTCGGTCGAGGTCTGGCGGGGCGGGGAGCTCGTCGGCGGTCTGTACGGCCTGAGCCTGGGCGGGCTGTTCGCGGCCGAGTCCAAGTTCCACCGCGTCACCGACGCCTCCAAGGCCGCGGTGGTGGCGCTGGCGGAGGTCATGACGTCGGACGGCGTGGACGGCCGGCTCGTGGACGTCCAGTGGCGCACCGACCACCTGGCCACCCTGGGGGTGCGGGAGGTGCCGCGACCCGCGTACCTGGCCGCCCTGCGGACGGCCCTGGCCCGCCCCGTGCCCCGGCCCCTGCGCCCGGCGGTCCCGGCGCGCCCCGATCGGCCGAACGACTACGACGGGGGGTAG
- a CDS encoding HesB/IscA family protein — translation MTTTSDTTATTTADAVATHGVLLTDVAATKVRTLLEQEGRDDLRLRIAVQPGGCSGLIYQLYFDERNLDGDAVRDFDGVEVVVDKMSGPYLDGATIDFADTIEKQGFTIDNPNAGSSCACGDSFS, via the coding sequence ATGACCACCACCAGCGACACCACCGCGACGACGACCGCCGACGCGGTGGCGACCCACGGGGTCCTGCTGACCGACGTGGCCGCGACCAAGGTGCGCACCCTGCTCGAGCAGGAGGGCCGCGACGACCTGCGGCTGCGCATCGCCGTGCAGCCCGGCGGCTGCTCCGGCCTCATCTACCAGCTCTACTTCGACGAGCGGAACCTCGACGGGGACGCCGTGCGCGACTTCGACGGGGTCGAGGTCGTGGTGGACAAGATGAGCGGTCCCTACCTCGACGGCGCGACGATCGACTTCGCCGACACCATCGAGAAGCAGGGGTTCACCATCGACAACCCCAACGCCGGGAGCAGCTGCGCCTGCGGTGACTCCTTCAGCTGA
- a CDS encoding dipeptidase — translation MCSVAGVSDPTAPAGQSTAASAPVPADRTGRLRAASAAQDAATRADLEALVRVPSVSARAFDAAHVHTSAAAVAELLRGAGVPRVDVVTARAAGAGPGGGDLESHPAVIAHRPAPAGAPTVLLYAHHDVQPPGRDADWSSPPFEPVERGGRLYGRGAADDKAGVMAHVHALRTLLPTWGPDEGVGVTVFVEGEEEIGSPTFAAFLDQHRQALAADVIVVADSGNWRVGVPAITTTLRGLVDCDVTVDVLSHAVHSGVNGGPVLDALTCLARLLATLHDENGDVAVDGLHASAAPVVDLDEATFRADAGVLPEVRLAGTGTVADRLWTKPAIAVIGLDATPVDRASNTLVPSARAKVSMRIAPGQDPSVAATALRRHLLANAPFGARVRVEDGEEGQAFSADTSVPAHAVAREAFAAAFGVPAVEMGMGGSIPFIADLSAVYPQAAILVTGVEDPDSRAHGADESLHLGDFAKVCLGEVLLLDGLSARRA, via the coding sequence ATGTGTAGCGTCGCCGGGGTGAGCGATCCCACGGCCCCCGCCGGCCAGTCCACCGCCGCGTCCGCCCCCGTCCCCGCCGACCGGACGGGCCGCCTGCGCGCCGCCTCGGCCGCCCAGGACGCCGCGACCCGGGCGGACCTGGAGGCGCTGGTCCGCGTGCCGAGCGTGTCCGCCCGCGCCTTCGACGCCGCCCACGTGCACACCAGCGCCGCCGCCGTCGCCGAGCTCCTGCGCGGAGCCGGGGTGCCGCGGGTGGACGTCGTCACGGCGCGCGCCGCCGGGGCCGGTCCGGGTGGGGGCGACCTCGAGTCCCACCCCGCGGTCATCGCCCACCGCCCCGCCCCGGCCGGGGCGCCGACCGTCCTGCTCTACGCCCACCACGACGTGCAGCCGCCCGGCCGGGACGCCGACTGGTCCAGCCCGCCGTTCGAGCCGGTCGAGCGCGGCGGCCGCCTCTACGGCCGCGGTGCCGCGGACGACAAGGCCGGGGTCATGGCCCACGTGCACGCGCTGCGGACGCTGCTGCCGACGTGGGGGCCGGACGAGGGCGTCGGGGTGACGGTCTTCGTCGAGGGCGAGGAGGAGATCGGCTCCCCGACCTTCGCCGCCTTCCTCGACCAGCACCGGCAGGCCCTGGCGGCCGACGTCATCGTCGTGGCGGACTCGGGCAACTGGCGGGTGGGCGTCCCGGCGATCACGACGACGCTGCGCGGCCTGGTCGACTGCGACGTGACCGTGGACGTCCTCTCCCACGCCGTGCACTCGGGGGTCAACGGCGGCCCGGTGCTGGACGCGCTCACGTGCCTGGCGCGGCTGCTGGCGACCCTGCACGACGAGAACGGGGACGTCGCCGTCGACGGCCTGCACGCCTCCGCCGCGCCCGTCGTCGACCTCGACGAGGCCACCTTCCGCGCCGACGCCGGGGTGCTGCCGGAGGTCCGGCTCGCGGGGACGGGCACGGTGGCCGACCGCCTGTGGACCAAGCCGGCCATCGCCGTCATCGGGCTGGACGCCACGCCCGTGGACCGGGCGAGCAACACCCTCGTCCCCTCGGCCCGCGCCAAGGTCAGCATGCGGATCGCCCCGGGCCAGGACCCCTCGGTGGCCGCGACGGCGCTGCGCCGGCACCTGCTGGCCAACGCCCCGTTCGGCGCGCGCGTGCGCGTCGAGGACGGCGAGGAGGGCCAGGCGTTCTCCGCCGACACCTCCGTGCCGGCGCACGCGGTCGCCCGGGAGGCGTTCGCGGCCGCCTTCGGCGTCCCCGCCGTCGAGATGGGCATGGGCGGGTCGATCCCCTTCATCGCCGACCTGTCGGCGGTCTACCCGCAGGCCGCGATCCTCGTGACGGGCGTGGAGGACCCGGACTCGCGCGCCCACGGCGCCGACGAGTCCCTGCACCTGGGGGACTTCGCGAAGGTCTGCCTCGGCGAGGTCCTGCTGCTCGACGGGTTGAGCGCCCGGCGGGCGTAG
- a CDS encoding DUF3043 domain-containing protein → MFGRSKDKTAPAVEHRPAVELTKVGGKGRPTPRRSEAQARNQRPLVPTDRKAAQKASREVQREQRAKMQAALLTGDERYLPVRDRGPQKRFVRDVVDARRNVGEYFLIIAGISLVLSMVATPLGSTTLVLGTTLLIYAMLAIVVVDSVLLGRRVKRAVAAKFDEPERGLVSYGVTRALQIRRMRRPVPMVARGAHPA, encoded by the coding sequence GTGTTCGGACGCTCGAAGGACAAGACGGCCCCCGCGGTGGAGCATCGTCCCGCCGTCGAGCTGACGAAGGTCGGCGGCAAGGGCCGCCCGACCCCCAGGCGCAGCGAGGCGCAGGCCCGCAACCAGCGCCCGCTCGTGCCGACCGACCGCAAGGCGGCCCAGAAGGCGAGCCGCGAGGTCCAGCGCGAGCAGCGCGCCAAGATGCAGGCCGCCCTGCTGACCGGCGACGAGCGCTACCTGCCGGTCCGCGACCGCGGCCCGCAGAAGCGCTTCGTCCGCGACGTCGTCGACGCCCGCCGCAACGTGGGCGAGTACTTCCTCATCATCGCGGGGATCTCGCTGGTCCTGTCGATGGTCGCCACCCCGCTGGGGTCCACGACGCTCGTGCTCGGCACCACCCTGCTGATCTACGCGATGCTCGCGATCGTCGTCGTCGACAGCGTCCTGCTGGGCCGCAGGGTCAAGCGCGCCGTCGCCGCGAAGTTCGACGAGCCCGAGCGCGGCCTGGTCTCCTACGGGGTGACCCGCGCCCTGCAGATCCGTCGCATGCGCCGCCCGGTCCCGATGGTGGCCCGCGGCGCCCACCCCGCCTGA
- a CDS encoding COX15/CtaA family protein, with protein sequence MSPAPTTHSRAVRWTTTIAVAVAVLIIVTGGIVRVTGSGLGCPTWPRCTDDSFTSATAATGLHGAIEFGNRLLTTVICVAVGAVIIACLLQRPRHRALLFSAWGQFVGVLLNAVVGGITVLTGLNPYVVAGHFLAAIALLVSTTVSYDIAHRALVPAPAGSTRRLARWLVVVTGVVVVVGTVVTGAGPHPGDSAEIHRIPLHWATVTVVHGVFAVAALVLAAAVVVVARRAGDDLVRRRATVLLVLFVAQAALGTYQSLDGLPGLAVVLHLLGAALTAAGATRVLLAARSTTVDRRAPEALAV encoded by the coding sequence GTGAGCCCCGCACCCACGACCCACTCGCGCGCCGTCCGCTGGACGACGACGATCGCCGTCGCCGTCGCCGTCCTCATCATCGTCACCGGCGGCATCGTCCGCGTCACCGGTTCCGGGCTCGGCTGCCCGACGTGGCCGCGCTGCACCGACGACTCCTTCACCTCCGCGACGGCCGCCACCGGTCTGCACGGCGCGATCGAGTTCGGCAACCGGCTGCTGACCACGGTCATCTGCGTCGCGGTCGGCGCCGTGATCATCGCCTGCCTGCTGCAGCGGCCGCGCCACCGCGCGCTGCTGTTCTCCGCCTGGGGCCAGTTCGTCGGCGTCCTGCTCAACGCGGTCGTCGGCGGCATCACCGTCCTGACGGGCCTGAACCCCTACGTGGTGGCCGGGCACTTCCTCGCCGCCATCGCGCTGCTCGTCTCGACCACGGTCAGCTACGACATCGCCCACCGCGCCCTCGTCCCGGCCCCCGCCGGGAGCACCCGCCGGCTCGCGCGCTGGCTCGTCGTCGTCACCGGGGTCGTGGTCGTCGTCGGGACGGTGGTCACCGGTGCGGGTCCGCACCCCGGGGACAGCGCCGAGATCCACCGGATCCCCCTGCACTGGGCGACGGTGACCGTCGTCCACGGGGTCTTCGCCGTGGCCGCCCTCGTCCTCGCCGCCGCGGTCGTCGTGGTGGCCCGGCGCGCCGGCGACGACCTCGTCCGCCGCCGCGCCACGGTCCTGCTCGTGCTGTTCGTCGCGCAGGCCGCGCTCGGCACCTACCAGAGCCTCGACGGCCTGCCCGGTCTGGCCGTCGTCCTGCACCTGCTCGGAGCGGCCCTGACCGCGGCCGGGGCGACGCGGGTGCTGCTCGCCGCCCGGTCCACGACCGTCGACCGCCGTGCCCCGGAGGCGTTGGCCGTCTGA
- a CDS encoding aldo/keto reductase family protein has product MEFRHLGRSGLKVSEITYGNWLTHGSQVENEAAVACVHAALDAGISTFDTADVYANTAAETVLGTALKGQRRESLEILTKVYFPTGPKGHNDSGLSRKHVLESIDGSLRRLGTDHVDVYQAHRWDVSTPVEETMQAFADVVRAGKALYVGVSEWTADQLRQGHELADELGFQLISNQPQYSALYRVIEPEVVPTSRELGVSQVVFSPVAQGVLTGKYTPGGAPPEGSRATDEKGGKQMISRWMRDDVLSRVQELKSVARELELSMAQLAVAWVLQNDNVASAIIGASRPEQVHENVKASGVRIPEELLQRIDAVLGDVVERDPARTAATSPTERPS; this is encoded by the coding sequence ATGGAGTTCCGACACCTCGGTCGCAGTGGTCTGAAAGTCTCCGAGATCACCTACGGCAACTGGCTCACCCACGGTTCGCAGGTCGAGAACGAGGCGGCGGTCGCGTGCGTGCACGCCGCCCTCGACGCGGGCATCTCGACGTTCGACACCGCCGACGTCTACGCCAACACGGCCGCCGAGACGGTCCTCGGCACGGCGCTGAAGGGTCAGCGCCGCGAGAGCCTGGAGATCCTCACCAAGGTCTACTTCCCCACCGGCCCCAAGGGGCACAACGACTCCGGTCTGTCGCGCAAGCACGTCCTGGAGTCGATCGACGGCTCGCTGCGCCGGCTCGGCACCGACCACGTCGACGTCTACCAGGCCCACCGCTGGGACGTCTCGACGCCGGTCGAGGAGACGATGCAGGCGTTCGCGGACGTCGTGCGCGCGGGCAAGGCGCTCTACGTCGGCGTCAGCGAGTGGACCGCCGACCAGCTGCGGCAGGGCCACGAGCTGGCCGACGAGCTGGGGTTCCAGCTCATCTCCAACCAGCCGCAGTACTCCGCGCTCTACCGAGTCATCGAGCCGGAGGTCGTGCCGACCTCTCGCGAGCTCGGCGTCTCGCAGGTCGTCTTCTCCCCCGTCGCCCAGGGCGTGCTGACCGGCAAGTACACCCCGGGCGGTGCGCCGCCGGAGGGCAGCCGCGCCACCGACGAGAAGGGCGGCAAGCAGATGATCAGCCGCTGGATGCGCGACGACGTGCTGTCGCGGGTCCAGGAGCTGAAGTCCGTCGCGCGGGAGCTGGAGCTGTCGATGGCCCAGCTCGCCGTGGCGTGGGTGCTGCAGAACGACAACGTCGCGTCGGCGATCATCGGCGCCTCCCGTCCCGAGCAGGTGCACGAGAACGTCAAGGCGTCCGGGGTGCGGATCCCCGAGGAGCTGCTGCAGCGCATCGACGCCGTCCTCGGCGACGTCGTGGAGCGCGACCCGGCCCGCACCGCCGCGACCTCCCCCACCGAACGTCCCTCCTGA
- a CDS encoding MFS transporter: MTDTARRPATDDSEAPDPNRWRALAVCLVVGFMTLLDVSIVNVALPSIESSLGAGSSQVQWIVAGYALAFGLVLVPSGRIGDLSSRRLMFVLGLSGFVLTSAAAGAVQSATALAVVRLAQGISAGLVNPQVLALIQQLFSGAERARAFGAFGTTVGLSTAVGPLLGGAILAVFGEQEGWRGVFLVNVPIGLVLIPLAWRWLPGRDPDRARGTLHLDVPGLLLLAAATVLGMLPFVLTTGQGDSAARWWFLLPAAVLLAAFVAWERRQGRRGRGPVVDGELVRTRSYRNGALVGIAYFAGFTGIFLVVTLYLQSGLGLAPWQAGLVQTPFAVLSALFAQIGGRQVAARGRKVVVLGLVVVAAGLLAADLAAAAVQGTSGAVALAACLAVAGAGSGLVISPNQTLALADVPPRVAGVAGGVLQTGQRVGSAVGVAATTSIFFSTVVGAGLGGRAEQAGAGQGTPPQVQDVFGQALSDGLRVSIALVLLALVVAVVDLLRREHGDEEHPRGHHGAHDASVAKHRAG, translated from the coding sequence GTGACCGACACGGCCCGGCGCCCCGCCACCGACGACTCCGAGGCGCCCGACCCCAACCGCTGGCGCGCCCTCGCGGTGTGCCTGGTGGTGGGGTTCATGACGTTGCTCGACGTCTCCATCGTCAACGTCGCCCTGCCCTCCATCGAGTCCTCCCTCGGGGCGGGCTCCTCGCAGGTGCAGTGGATCGTCGCCGGGTACGCCCTGGCGTTCGGGCTCGTCCTCGTCCCGTCCGGACGCATCGGCGACCTCTCCTCGCGCCGGCTCATGTTCGTGCTCGGGCTGTCGGGTTTCGTGCTCACCAGCGCAGCCGCCGGGGCCGTGCAGTCGGCCACCGCACTGGCCGTCGTCCGGCTCGCGCAGGGCATCAGCGCCGGCCTGGTGAACCCGCAGGTCCTCGCGCTCATCCAGCAGCTGTTCAGCGGCGCCGAGCGGGCTCGGGCCTTCGGGGCCTTCGGCACGACCGTCGGCTTGTCGACCGCCGTCGGTCCCCTCCTGGGAGGCGCCATCCTGGCGGTCTTCGGCGAGCAGGAGGGCTGGCGCGGGGTGTTCCTCGTCAACGTCCCCATCGGGCTCGTCCTCATCCCGCTGGCGTGGAGGTGGTTGCCCGGCAGGGACCCGGACCGTGCGCGGGGCACGCTGCACCTGGACGTCCCCGGGCTGTTGCTGCTGGCCGCGGCCACCGTCCTGGGCATGCTCCCGTTCGTCCTGACCACCGGGCAGGGGGACTCCGCGGCGCGCTGGTGGTTCCTGCTGCCGGCCGCGGTGCTGCTCGCCGCCTTCGTCGCCTGGGAGCGCCGGCAGGGTCGGCGCGGTCGTGGACCCGTCGTGGACGGTGAGCTGGTGCGGACCCGGTCCTACCGCAACGGCGCCCTCGTCGGCATCGCCTACTTCGCCGGGTTCACCGGCATCTTCCTCGTCGTGACGTTGTACCTGCAGTCCGGGCTCGGTCTGGCCCCCTGGCAGGCCGGGCTCGTGCAGACGCCCTTCGCCGTGCTGTCGGCGCTGTTCGCCCAGATCGGTGGTCGCCAGGTCGCCGCCCGCGGCCGCAAGGTCGTCGTCCTCGGTCTCGTCGTCGTCGCGGCCGGTCTGCTGGCGGCCGACCTCGCCGCCGCCGCCGTGCAGGGGACGTCGGGGGCCGTCGCGCTGGCGGCGTGCCTGGCCGTCGCGGGGGCCGGTTCCGGCCTCGTCATCTCCCCGAACCAGACCCTCGCCCTGGCCGACGTCCCGCCGCGCGTGGCGGGGGTGGCCGGCGGGGTGCTGCAGACGGGGCAGCGCGTCGGGTCGGCCGTCGGCGTGGCCGCCACGACCTCGATCTTCTTCTCCACCGTCGTCGGCGCCGGGCTCGGTGGCCGGGCGGAGCAGGCCGGCGCCGGTCAGGGCACACCGCCGCAGGTGCAGGACGTGTTCGGGCAGGCGCTCTCCGACGGGCTGCGGGTCTCGATCGCCCTCGTCCTGCTCGCCCTCGTGGTCGCCGTCGTGGACCTCCTGCGCCGGGAGCACGGCGACGAGGAGCACCCCCGCGGGCACCACGGCGCGCACGACGCCTCGGTGGCCAAGCACCGCGCCGGGTAG
- a CDS encoding quinone-dependent dihydroorotate dehydrogenase, producing MAASGRVYKTLYRHVLTRVDAEVAHRWAFAGMRLASRVPVASDVLRRSFAADDDRLRVRVLGLDFPTPLGLAAGFDKNATGLTSLGNFGFSCVEVGTVTALPQPGNPKPRLHRLVADRAVVNRMGFNNDGAEVVAKRLRQYRAVPPAHPVVVGVNIGKSKVVGETGAAADYATSARLLAPYADYLVVNVSSPNTPGLRDLQAVEKLRPVLAAVREAADGAAHRHVPLLVKIAPDLSDADVDAVADLALELGLDGIVATNTTTARAGLRTPPEVVEAAGGGGLSGAPLKARSLEVLRRLAARTRGSLVLVGVGGLETADDVAERLDAGASLVQAYTAFVYEGPGWARRVLEQLAASRTRRESDR from the coding sequence GTGGCGGCGAGCGGACGCGTGTACAAGACCCTCTACCGGCACGTGCTCACCCGCGTCGACGCCGAGGTCGCCCACCGCTGGGCCTTCGCCGGGATGCGGCTCGCCAGTCGCGTCCCGGTCGCCTCGGACGTGCTGCGCCGCAGCTTCGCCGCCGACGACGACCGGCTGCGGGTGCGGGTCCTCGGCCTGGACTTCCCGACCCCGCTGGGGCTCGCGGCCGGGTTCGACAAGAACGCCACGGGGCTGACCTCGCTGGGGAACTTCGGGTTCTCCTGCGTCGAGGTCGGCACCGTCACGGCGCTGCCGCAGCCGGGGAACCCCAAGCCCCGGCTGCACCGGCTCGTCGCCGACCGCGCCGTCGTCAACCGCATGGGGTTCAACAACGACGGCGCCGAGGTCGTCGCGAAGCGGCTGCGGCAGTACCGCGCCGTCCCGCCCGCGCACCCCGTCGTCGTCGGGGTGAACATCGGCAAGAGCAAGGTCGTGGGGGAGACCGGCGCCGCCGCCGACTACGCCACCTCCGCCCGCCTCCTCGCGCCCTACGCGGACTACCTCGTCGTCAACGTCTCCTCCCCGAACACCCCCGGACTGCGCGACCTGCAGGCCGTCGAGAAGCTGCGCCCGGTCCTCGCCGCCGTGCGCGAGGCCGCCGACGGCGCGGCCCACCGGCACGTCCCGCTCCTGGTCAAGATCGCCCCGGACCTGTCCGACGCGGACGTCGACGCCGTCGCCGACCTGGCCCTGGAACTGGGCCTGGACGGCATCGTCGCCACGAACACGACGACCGCTCGCGCGGGGCTGCGGACCCCGCCCGAGGTCGTCGAGGCGGCCGGGGGCGGCGGGCTGTCCGGGGCGCCGCTCAAGGCGCGGTCGCTGGAGGTGCTGCGCCGGCTCGCCGCGCGGACCCGCGGCTCGCTCGTCCTCGTCGGGGTCGGGGGGCTCGAGACGGCCGACGACGTCGCCGAACGCCTCGACGCCGGGGCCTCCCTCGTCCAGGCGTACACGGCGTTCGTCTACGAGGGCCCGGGCTGGGCGCGCCGCGTCCTCGAGCAGCTCGCGGCGAGCCGGACGCGGCGCGAGAGCGACCGCTAG
- a CDS encoding MFS transporter, translating to MSGQTRTTAPLAPPTNPVGKVAAASLIGTTIEFYDFYVYATAAVLVFPALFFPSDNDTAATLASLATFAIAFVARPVGSVFFGHFGDRVGRKTTLVAALLVMGISTVLIGVLPTHASAGNLAPALLCVLRFGQGFGLGGEWGGAALLATENAPPNRRALYGMFPQLGAPFGFVLANTLFILLATQMDDATFQSWGWRVPFLLSSLLVVLGLWIRLSLAETPVFAKALAEERRVRVPVAETFRRSGKVVVLGAFSVMLTYTLFYLTTTWSLSYGTTALDYSRQQFLLMLCVAVLFMAAATPLSGWLSDRFGRRPVLATAMVGGAVVGLLTGPLLGSGRTGLVMVWLCAGLFFMGLVFGPIGAYLPELFPTTVRYTGASLAFNSGSILGASLAPYTAVRLAAAHDVSWVGYYLAGTAVVSLVSLALLRETRTSSLE from the coding sequence ATGTCCGGTCAGACCCGCACGACCGCACCCCTCGCGCCGCCCACCAACCCCGTCGGCAAGGTCGCCGCCGCCAGCCTCATCGGCACGACGATCGAGTTCTACGACTTCTACGTCTACGCGACCGCCGCCGTGCTGGTGTTCCCCGCGCTGTTCTTCCCCTCCGACAACGACACCGCGGCGACGCTGGCGTCGCTGGCGACCTTCGCCATCGCGTTCGTCGCCCGGCCCGTCGGGTCGGTGTTCTTCGGGCACTTCGGGGACCGCGTGGGCCGCAAGACGACCCTCGTGGCCGCCCTGCTCGTCATGGGCATCTCGACCGTCCTCATCGGGGTGCTGCCCACGCACGCCTCCGCGGGCAACCTCGCCCCGGCGCTGCTGTGCGTCCTGCGCTTCGGGCAGGGTTTCGGCCTCGGCGGGGAGTGGGGCGGCGCGGCGCTGCTCGCGACGGAGAACGCCCCGCCGAACCGGCGCGCCCTGTACGGGATGTTCCCTCAGCTCGGTGCGCCGTTCGGCTTCGTCCTGGCCAACACCCTGTTCATCCTGCTCGCGACGCAGATGGACGACGCGACCTTCCAGTCGTGGGGGTGGCGGGTGCCGTTCCTGCTGAGCTCCCTGCTCGTGGTCCTCGGGTTGTGGATCCGGCTGAGCCTGGCCGAGACCCCGGTGTTCGCCAAGGCCCTCGCCGAGGAGCGCCGCGTGCGTGTCCCGGTGGCCGAGACGTTCCGCCGCAGCGGCAAGGTCGTCGTCCTCGGGGCGTTCTCGGTCATGCTGACCTACACGCTCTTCTACCTCACGACCACGTGGTCGCTGAGCTACGGCACCACCGCGCTGGACTACTCGCGCCAGCAGTTCCTGCTCATGCTGTGCGTCGCCGTCCTCTTCATGGCCGCCGCGACGCCGCTGTCGGGCTGGCTGTCGGACCGCTTCGGGCGCCGGCCGGTGCTGGCGACCGCGATGGTCGGCGGGGCCGTCGTCGGCCTGCTCACCGGGCCGCTGCTGGGTTCGGGGCGGACCGGGCTCGTCATGGTGTGGCTGTGCGCCGGGCTGTTCTTCATGGGCCTCGTCTTCGGGCCCATCGGGGCCTACCTGCCCGAGCTCTTCCCGACGACCGTGCGGTACACGGGCGCCTCGCTGGCGTTCAACTCCGGGTCGATCCTCGGGGCCTCGCTGGCGCCCTACACCGCCGTCCGGCTGGCCGCGGCGCACGACGTCAGCTGGGTGGGGTACTACCTCGCCGGGACGGCCGTCGTGAGCCTCGTCTCACTGGCCCTGCTGCGCGAGACCCGCACCTCGTCCCTGGAGTGA
- a CDS encoding DUF779 domain-containing protein: MAVGLTPEAAAELRSLRARHGDLMFHQSGGCCDGSSPMCFADGDFVLSDADEFLGDVEVPPVDGEDGRTEGFTVGVWMSKEQHRVWAHTELTIDLVPGRGAGFSLEAPDGVRFLVRSDLCRT, from the coding sequence GTGGCCGTCGGTCTGACCCCGGAGGCCGCGGCCGAGCTCCGCAGCCTCCGGGCCCGCCACGGGGACCTCATGTTCCACCAGTCCGGGGGGTGCTGCGACGGCAGTTCCCCCATGTGCTTCGCGGACGGCGACTTCGTCCTCTCGGACGCGGACGAGTTCCTCGGCGACGTCGAGGTCCCACCGGTCGACGGCGAGGACGGACGCACCGAGGGGTTCACGGTGGGGGTGTGGATGTCGAAGGAGCAGCACCGGGTGTGGGCGCACACGGAACTGACCATCGACCTCGTGCCCGGCCGGGGGGCGGGGTTCTCCCTCGAGGCGCCCGACGGGGTCCGGTTCCTCGTCCGGTCCGACCTCTGCCGCACCTGA